The genomic window CCGTGCGGTTTAGGAAGGCGAGTCGTTGGACAACAGGTCGAGAACGGATTGCATGTCGGGAGGGAGCGGCGCGGTCAGCGTCATTTCCTTGCCCGTCTGCGGATTGGTGAACGTCAGTGATTTCGCGTGCAACGCTTGGCGGCCGAGGATGACTTCGTCGCCTTCCGCGGTCGGTTTCGCGCCGGGCGTTGCTTCTTCGATCCCCGCCAAGCGTCGAATTTGCGAGCGTGTCAGTTCGGAGTGCCCGCCATACAGTCGGTCGCAAAGAATCGGGCAACCGATGTGTGCCAAGTGCACTCGAATTTGGTGGGTGCGTCCGGTCTTGGGGTGCACGTCGACACGGGTGACTCGTCCGTGGCGTTCAACGACTTCGTAAAACGTCGAGGCTGATTTGCTGGTCGAGTGGCCTTCGCGGATGGCTTGTTTGTCACGTTGGTAAGGGTGCCGACCGATCGACGCGTGGATCCAGTCGCGGTCGCGGTCCAGTCGTCCGGACGTGATCGCCGTGTATTGTTTCTTCACTTCGCGATCGTGCCACTGAGCCGCCAGGTTCAGGTGCACGGCGTTGTTTTTCGCCACCACGATGACGCCGCTGGTGTCCCGGTCCAACCGGTGGACAATGCCGGGGCGTGTGGGGCCGCCGACATCGGAAAGCGATTGAAAGCGAAAGGCCAACGCACTGGTCAGCGTTCCGGTCCAGTTGCCTCGCGCGGGGTGGACGACCATTCCCGCGGGTTTGTTGATGACGACCAGTCCGTCGTCTTCGTACAAAATGTCCAGCGGGATGTTCTCCGGCACCGTGTCATCCGAAGCCGGTGGCGGAACACGAAAGCGGACCACTTGGCCGGCTTTCACTTTGTAGCTGGGCCGAATGACGCGACCGTCGACTTCCGCACCGTCGTTCTGAACCGCATCGCGAATTTGCGAGCGGCTGTATCCGTCGCAGGATTGGGTCAAGAACAGATCGATTCGAAACCCGTGGGCGGATTCAGGAACGACAAATTCTCGCATCACTCGTCGGATGCGGCGGGGTCGTCGGCAGGCGGTTCCACGGTGGGAGCTTCCTCGGCAGAGATTTCATCAGTGGCGGTTTCTTCCACCGATTTTTCTTCCACAGCTTCCTCCGTTTCAGCGGGCTTTTCTTCGGAGGCTTCTTCGCTGGCGGTTTCTTCCTTCATCTCTTCCGCGGGTTGCTCTTCCGGCTCAGCGGGCTCGGTCGTTTCCGTTTTTGCCGCGTCCGATGCTTCTTCAGCGGGCTCCTCGGTCTCGTCGGCTGAGTCATCCATTGGCAAATCCAATGGTGGTAGGTCCAAGTCTGGCAGGTCTGGCAGTTCGCCGGCTCCCGGCAGCGATGGTGGCAAGCTTGGGTCCGCTGGCGAGAAGTCTTGCTCATCGAACCAAGCGAGGAATTCTTTTGATTGCGGCGACGAGAGAACTTCGACGCGTGCTTTGGCTTCTTCGATCATGGCGGCCGATTCGCCAACCGCCATCGCGGCTTCGTATTGCTCGATGGCACCTTCGATATCACCGCGAGCTTCGGCGATCTGCGCCAATCCGTAGCGGGCTCGCGATTGAATCATCGCGTCTTTGCTCAACTGCATGGCTTGCTGGTAAGCGTCGACGGCATCGTCGAGCAATGTTTCGGCTTCGTCGCGACTCGTGTACAACGAAGAAATTCCAGCTCCCATTTGTTGTCCGCCCTGGTACAACCGTGCCCAGGCCGCTGCCGAAGTGTTGGGGTATTGAGCGGCGATGGTCGCCAAGCTTTCGGTATCGCCGGTGATCGAAGCGTCGATCAATTGCAGTGTCGCATCGCTGCGATTGTCCGATTGAGTGCTGGAATAAAACCCGTATCCCAACACGGCCACGAAGAATGCAGCCACGCCCAGTGCGATGGGTTTGGAGTAAGGCTCGATCGAGTGATTCAACTTCCCGAGGGCTCCGGCAAGTTCATTCTCGTTCAGCTGATGACGTCGCTCGCTGTTCATACAATCGCAGGGGTGGGGAGATTCGGATCCGTGAGCCCGAAGTATAGAAATCGCCGGAACTTAACGTCAAGAGAAGCAAGAAGCACCCATCCCCATGACTGCTCCTGAAAACCAACCTTCCGAATCCAAGCCTGCCAGCGCGAAGACGAGGGTGTTGATCGCCGAAGACGACCCGGTGCTGCGGCATTTGTTGCAATTCACCATCCAGCGAGCGGAAATGGATGTCACCGCCGTGGCGGACGGCCAACTCGCTTGGGAGACCATTCAATCCGGCGAAAAGTTTGATGTGATGGTCACCGATCACGAAATGCCCTCGCTCAGCGGCATGGAACTCATCCGCCGTGTCATGGAAACGTCGCCGATCTCCGTGATCGTTCTCTGCACCGCCAAAGGGTTCGAAATCGATCCCGATCAAATTTGCGATCGCCCAGGTGTGGTGTCGTTGATGAGTAAACCGTTCAGTCCACGGCAATTGGTCCACATCATCCAGCAACGTTTGGCTGGCAACGCCGCCGAGTGAAACCTCAACCGGAGTGGTCTAGAATCGAAGGATGAGGGGGCTCGTCTGGTCAGTGGTTGATGCCTGGTGGACGATGCCGATTCGTTCACAACACCATCGGAGGCGAGGCGATGAAGCGGAATCGTTCGGGGCTGAGTTTGTTGGAGGTGGTGGTCGTGTTGGGGTGCGCGCTGATTGTGTTCGCGCTGCTGATACCGGCAGTCTCTACGCCTCGGGAGTGGCCGCGCCGCAACCAGTGCTCAACACAACTGAAGAATTTTTCGCTCGCCGCGATCCAGTACGAGAACGCAAGGGGGCGATTTCCCGGTTGGGTGATGGACTTCGGGAATTTTGGTTGGGACCCGGAAACCGAAACCGTGCTCGAGCAATTGAATGATCCCAGTTCAGCACCGTCTGGTCCGCTCGAACGTGCGGCAGAGGGCTTGGTGCCGCACCGCAAGGTCGGCACGTGGGCGGTGGCGTTGTTGCCCTGGTTGGATGCTCAACCGACCTACGAACACTGGACCGAAGATCGCTACCCGATTTTGACGCGTGGCGAAGGTGCGACACAGGAACAAAGTGGCACGGGGTTTCATCC from Rhodopirellula halodulae includes these protein-coding regions:
- a CDS encoding RluA family pseudouridine synthase, with amino-acid sequence MREFVVPESAHGFRIDLFLTQSCDGYSRSQIRDAVQNDGAEVDGRVIRPSYKVKAGQVVRFRVPPPASDDTVPENIPLDILYEDDGLVVINKPAGMVVHPARGNWTGTLTSALAFRFQSLSDVGGPTRPGIVHRLDRDTSGVIVVAKNNAVHLNLAAQWHDREVKKQYTAITSGRLDRDRDWIHASIGRHPYQRDKQAIREGHSTSKSASTFYEVVERHGRVTRVDVHPKTGRTHQIRVHLAHIGCPILCDRLYGGHSELTRSQIRRLAGIEEATPGAKPTAEGDEVILGRQALHAKSLTFTNPQTGKEMTLTAPLPPDMQSVLDLLSNDSPS
- a CDS encoding tetratricopeptide repeat protein, whose translation is MNSERRHQLNENELAGALGKLNHSIEPYSKPIALGVAAFFVAVLGYGFYSSTQSDNRSDATLQLIDASITGDTESLATIAAQYPNTSAAAWARLYQGGQQMGAGISSLYTSRDEAETLLDDAVDAYQQAMQLSKDAMIQSRARYGLAQIAEARGDIEGAIEQYEAAMAVGESAAMIEEAKARVEVLSSPQSKEFLAWFDEQDFSPADPSLPPSLPGAGELPDLPDLDLPPLDLPMDDSADETEEPAEEASDAAKTETTEPAEPEEQPAEEMKEETASEEASEEKPAETEEAVEEKSVEETATDEISAEEAPTVEPPADDPAASDE
- a CDS encoding response regulator, whose product is MTAPENQPSESKPASAKTRVLIAEDDPVLRHLLQFTIQRAEMDVTAVADGQLAWETIQSGEKFDVMVTDHEMPSLSGMELIRRVMETSPISVIVLCTAKGFEIDPDQICDRPGVVSLMSKPFSPRQLVHIIQQRLAGNAAE